Proteins co-encoded in one Myripristis murdjan chromosome 4, fMyrMur1.1, whole genome shotgun sequence genomic window:
- the dmap1 gene encoding DNA methyltransferase 1-associated protein 1 isoform X1, producing MATGADVRDILELGGGDNDAPISKKDFINSEKKKTKKTTETLTFKRPEGMHREVYALLYSDKKDAPPLLPSDTTQGYRTVKAKLGCKRVRPWKWMPFTNPARRDGAIFHHWRRITEEGKDYPFARFNKAVQVPVYSEQEYQMYLHDDGWTKAETDHLFDLCKRFDLRFIVVHDRYDHQQYRKRSVEDLKERYYSICGKLTKVRAQSGTEPKIYIFDAGHERRRKEQLEKLFNRTPEQVAEEEYLIQELRKIETRKKEREKKAQDLQKLIKAADTTTELRRAEKRVSKKKLPQKRETEKPSSLRPQAVPETAGIKFPDVKSAGVTLRSQRMKLPSSVGQKKIKAIEQILTEQGVDLNPMPTEEIVQMFNELRSDLVLVYELKQAHSNCEYEQQMLRHRYEALLKAGGGGGGGGTAGAGAAATPQTGEPNANNSTAASTPGGEAQVWPSADDIKVEAKEQIIDVVGAPLTPNSRKRRESASSSSSVKKVKKP from the exons ATGGCTACCGGGGCTGATGTGAGGGACATTCTGGAGCTGGGCGGCGGGGACAATGACGCTCCCATCAGCAAGAAAGACTTCATCAACTCAGAAAAG aaaaaaacaaagaagacgACTGAAACGCTGACCTTCAAGAGACCAGAGGGGATGCATCGAGAGGTCTACGCTTTGCTCTATTCAGATAAAAA AGACGCCCCCCCTCTGCTTCCCAGCGACACGACCCAGGGTTACAGGACAGTCAAAGCCAAGCTGGGCTGTAAGAGGGTGCGGCCCTGGAAGTGGATGCCCTTCACCAACCCAGCTCGCAGGGATGGAGCCATATTCCACCACTGGAGACGCATcacagaggaggggaaggacTATCCTTTTGCCCGCTTTAACAAG GCGGTGCAGGTACCAGTGTACTCAGAGCAGGAGTATCAGATGTATCTCCATGACGACGGCTGGACCAAAGCAGAGACAGACCACCTGTTTGACCTGTGCAAGCGCTTTGACCTGCGTTTCATCGTCGTCCATGACCGTTACGACCACCAGCAGTACAGA AAACGTTCTGTGGAGGATCTGAAGGAGCGTTATTATAGCATTTGTGGCAAGCTGACCAAGGTGCGTGCACAGTCGGGGACAGAACCAAAGATCTACATATTTGATGCTGGCCATGAAAGACGCCGGaaagagcagctggagaaactCTTCAATCGCACACCTGAGCAG GTGGCAGAAGAGGAATATCTTATCCAGGAGCTGAGGAAGATtgagacaagaaagaaagagcgtGAGAAGAAAGCACAGGATCTGCAGAAGCTCATCAAGGCAGCCGATACGACTACAGAGCTGAGACGAGCCGAAAAGAGGGTTTCCAAGAAGAAGCTCccacaaaaaagagaaacagaaaaaccg TCCTCCCTCCGTCCACAGGCAGTTCCAGAGACAGCGGGCATCAAATTCCCTGATGTTAAATCAGCAGGAGTCACGCTGCGCAGTCAGAGG ATGAAGCTGCCAAGCTCGGTAGGCCAGAAGAAGATCAAGGCCATTGAGCAGATCCTGACGGAGCAAGGAGTGG ACCTCAACCCCATGCCCACGGAGGAGATTGTCCAGATGTTTAACGAGCTGCGTAGCGACCTGGTGCTGGTCTACGAGCTGAAGCAGGCCCACAGCAACTGCGAGTATGAACAACAGATGCTACGTCACCGCTACGAGGCCCTTCTGAAGGCCGGAggcggaggtggaggaggcgggACTGCAGGGGCCGGAGCTGCCGCCACACCTCAAACCGGGGAACCCAACGCCAATAACAGCACTGCAGCGTCCACCCCAGGAGGTGAAGCCCAGGTGTGGCCCAGCGCGGACGACATCAAAGTGGAGGCCAAGGAGCAGATCATCGACGTGGTGGGAGCCCCGCTTACCCCTAACTCA CGCAAACGGAGAGAATCAGCATCCAGCTCCTCATCAGTGAAGAAGGTGAAGAAGCcttga
- the dmap1 gene encoding DNA methyltransferase 1-associated protein 1 isoform X2: MATGADVRDILELGGGDNDAPISKKDFINSEKKKTKKTTETLTFKRPEGMHREVYALLYSDKKDAPPLLPSDTTQGYRTVKAKLGCKRVRPWKWMPFTNPARRDGAIFHHWRRITEEGKDYPFARFNKAVQVPVYSEQEYQMYLHDDGWTKAETDHLFDLCKRFDLRFIVVHDRYDHQQYRKRSVEDLKERYYSICGKLTKVRAQSGTEPKIYIFDAGHERRRKEQLEKLFNRTPEQVAEEEYLIQELRKIETRKKEREKKAQDLQKLIKAADTTTELRRAEKRVSKKKLPQKRETEKPAVPETAGIKFPDVKSAGVTLRSQRMKLPSSVGQKKIKAIEQILTEQGVDLNPMPTEEIVQMFNELRSDLVLVYELKQAHSNCEYEQQMLRHRYEALLKAGGGGGGGGTAGAGAAATPQTGEPNANNSTAASTPGGEAQVWPSADDIKVEAKEQIIDVVGAPLTPNSRKRRESASSSSSVKKVKKP, from the exons ATGGCTACCGGGGCTGATGTGAGGGACATTCTGGAGCTGGGCGGCGGGGACAATGACGCTCCCATCAGCAAGAAAGACTTCATCAACTCAGAAAAG aaaaaaacaaagaagacgACTGAAACGCTGACCTTCAAGAGACCAGAGGGGATGCATCGAGAGGTCTACGCTTTGCTCTATTCAGATAAAAA AGACGCCCCCCCTCTGCTTCCCAGCGACACGACCCAGGGTTACAGGACAGTCAAAGCCAAGCTGGGCTGTAAGAGGGTGCGGCCCTGGAAGTGGATGCCCTTCACCAACCCAGCTCGCAGGGATGGAGCCATATTCCACCACTGGAGACGCATcacagaggaggggaaggacTATCCTTTTGCCCGCTTTAACAAG GCGGTGCAGGTACCAGTGTACTCAGAGCAGGAGTATCAGATGTATCTCCATGACGACGGCTGGACCAAAGCAGAGACAGACCACCTGTTTGACCTGTGCAAGCGCTTTGACCTGCGTTTCATCGTCGTCCATGACCGTTACGACCACCAGCAGTACAGA AAACGTTCTGTGGAGGATCTGAAGGAGCGTTATTATAGCATTTGTGGCAAGCTGACCAAGGTGCGTGCACAGTCGGGGACAGAACCAAAGATCTACATATTTGATGCTGGCCATGAAAGACGCCGGaaagagcagctggagaaactCTTCAATCGCACACCTGAGCAG GTGGCAGAAGAGGAATATCTTATCCAGGAGCTGAGGAAGATtgagacaagaaagaaagagcgtGAGAAGAAAGCACAGGATCTGCAGAAGCTCATCAAGGCAGCCGATACGACTACAGAGCTGAGACGAGCCGAAAAGAGGGTTTCCAAGAAGAAGCTCccacaaaaaagagaaacagaaaaaccg GCAGTTCCAGAGACAGCGGGCATCAAATTCCCTGATGTTAAATCAGCAGGAGTCACGCTGCGCAGTCAGAGG ATGAAGCTGCCAAGCTCGGTAGGCCAGAAGAAGATCAAGGCCATTGAGCAGATCCTGACGGAGCAAGGAGTGG ACCTCAACCCCATGCCCACGGAGGAGATTGTCCAGATGTTTAACGAGCTGCGTAGCGACCTGGTGCTGGTCTACGAGCTGAAGCAGGCCCACAGCAACTGCGAGTATGAACAACAGATGCTACGTCACCGCTACGAGGCCCTTCTGAAGGCCGGAggcggaggtggaggaggcgggACTGCAGGGGCCGGAGCTGCCGCCACACCTCAAACCGGGGAACCCAACGCCAATAACAGCACTGCAGCGTCCACCCCAGGAGGTGAAGCCCAGGTGTGGCCCAGCGCGGACGACATCAAAGTGGAGGCCAAGGAGCAGATCATCGACGTGGTGGGAGCCCCGCTTACCCCTAACTCA CGCAAACGGAGAGAATCAGCATCCAGCTCCTCATCAGTGAAGAAGGTGAAGAAGCcttga